The segment GGGTCGCGCCCTGGATGTTGAGGGTGTGGACGGTGGCGCCGGGCGCCATCGAGCGGGTCTCGTCGATCACCGACAGCGCCTGCAGCACCGCGTCGATCACCGCCTGCCCCGTCGCCAGCCGGATGTTGCACGCCGAGGGATAGGAGCAGTTCACCACCGTGCCCGGCGGCAGCAGCACCTCGATCGGGCGGTAGAAGCCCTCGTTCATCGGAATGGTCGGGTCGAGGTGGCAGCGCAGCGCATAGTTGATGCACGACAGGGTCTGCGACGCGGTCGAATTGATCGCGCCGGTCGCCTGTTTCGCGCTGCCGCTGAAGTCGAGCCGGCATTCCGATCCGTCGATCTCGATCCGGACATGGACCGGATAGTCGCGGTCGGGGATGATGCCGTCATTCTCGACCGTGAAGCTGCCGGTATAGACGCCGTCGGGCATCTCGGCGAAGCCCTGGCGGACCAGCCGCTCCGAATAGTCGAGCAGCTCGTCGATCATTGCGCCGAGCGGTTCGTAGCCGAACTTCGCGACCATCTCCACCAGCCGCAGCGCCGCGACGTTGCCGCCCGCCGCCAGCGCGTTGATGTCGCTCATCAGCTTGGCGGGGGTGCGACTGTTCGAGCAGATCAGCCGCGTCACCGCCTCGTCGAGCTTGCCCGCGCGGTAGAGCTTGGTCGGCGGGATGGTCAGCCCTTCGTGGAAGCATTCGCTGGCATTGGCCGGCAGGCCGCCCGACGACAGGCCGCCCAGGTCCGACACGATCATCATCAACCCGCAGTAGAAGGCGGGCCTGCCCTCGTGGAACACCGGGCGGAAAGCGCCGACGTCGGTCGGGTGGACGCCGCCGGCGAAGGGATCGTTGACGATCAGCACGTCCCCCTCGACCAGCGTCTCGGGCGGATGATCGCGCAGCACGGCCCGCAGCATCGCGCGCAGCGCGGCCGAGTGCATGATCCCGACCTCGGTCTGCGCGATCAGCCGGGCGTCGGCGTCGTAGAGGGTGCAGGCGATCTCGGCCGAGGCCGCGACGAAGGTCGATCCCGCGCTGCGCGCGGCGCGGATGCCCGCCTCCTGCGCGACCAGCATCAGGCTGTTCTTGACGACCTCGCACAGGATCGGGTCGAGCCCCCGGCTCGTTTCGACGGCACCGCCGGTCGGCTCGCTCACCTCAGTTGTTCCTCGTGTCCTTCAGCCAGGTCGGCATGTCGATCGGCGGATTGGGAAGCGGGACGATGCCCTTGTCGACGAGCAGCTTCTCATAATCCTCGCGGTTGGCGGGGAAGGAGCGCGGGTCGCCCATCATCACCTCGAACAGCTTGACCCCGTCGGGCCCCGCGATGAACGGGCCGAAGGTGTCGCCCTTGTCGAGCGCGATATGGGTGCCGGCCGGGCAATGGATGTCGCCGCACATCATGTCGCCGTCGAGGACGAAGACGACGTGGTTGCTGTTGTGGCCGTGCGGGCGGACCACCATTCCCGCATCCCATTCGGCGTAGAGCGACAGATATTTGTCGGAGAACTCCATCCACTTCTCGCGGACCGAGGCGGTGCGGTCGCCATGCTGCTGGCGGCGGACCTCCTGCCACTTGAAGTCGTCGAGATGGGTGAAGCGGGCCTTCTTGTTGAGATTGGGGTCGACGGTCTCGTCCATGCATCCTCTCCGATGATCTTCTCTCAGCGGGCGTGCGCTTTTTCGCGATCCGCCCCTTGTTTCGTGTTGGCGCGCTCCGCGTCAGGGATGCCCTGGATGCGGGTGCCGGCGATCGTCACCCGCTGCATCATCCGTCGCTCGCGATAGTCGGCGACGGCGTAATGCTGCACCGACCGATTGTCCCAGAAGGCGACGTCGCCGGTGTTCCAGCGCAGCCGCACCTGGAATTCGGGGCTGCGGACATGGTCGTAGAGCAGGCGCAGCAGCGCGTCGCTCTCGGCCCGGCTCATCCCGTCGATCGCCACCGTCCAGTTGGCGTTGACGTTGAGCAGGCGGCGGCCGGTCTCGGGATGGACCGCGACGACCGGGTGGAGCACCGGCGGCCACTGGTCGACCTTGTCGCGCAGCGACGCGCCCATGACATGCTTGGTCCGCTCGGCCATCTGTTCGAGCGAATGGATCGCGTGGAGCCCGTCGAGCATCGCGCGCAGCCCCGGCGACAGCGCGTCATAGGCCGCGTACATGTTGGCGAAGCAGGTGTCGCCGCCGATCGACGGCAATATCTGCGCCTGGAGGATCGATCCCATCGGCGGCGCCGGCATATAGGTGTTGTCGGCGTGCCAGCTGTCGGCACCCTCGCCCTTCGGGTTCTTCTGGTCGAGGACGATCACCTCGGGCGCGGGCGACGACGCCGTGCGGAACAGCGGCGGATCGATATCGCCGAAATAGCGCCCGAAGCGGACATGCTCCTCGACCGACAGCTTGCGCTGCCCGCGGAAGAACAGGACCAGATGCTCGAGCAGCGCGGCGCGAAGCTCCGCCACCACGCCCTTGTCGAGCGGCTGGGACAGATCGACGCCGTGCACGTCCGCCCCGATATTCGCCGTCACCTTGCGGATGTCCATCCGTACAACCCTCTCCTGTTTGTCCTGCGATCCGGCCCGCCGGTCAGGCCGGCGAGACCACCTCGCCCGGCAGGTTTGTGGTCAGCGCGCCGTCGAGGACGATCGGCCGGCCGTTGACGATCGTCGCCTTGACGCCCTTGCCCCACGCCTTGAACCGCCCGACGCCGCCCGGCAGATCGCGCGCGAATTCCTTGCGCCACGGGCCGATCGTCTCGGGATCGAAGATCATGATGTCCGCCGGGCCGGTCACCTTCAGCGTGCCGCGATCGACCAGGCCGAGCAGCGAGGCCGGGATCTGGGTGATCTGGCGGATGCCCTCCTCCAGCGTCCAGGCGCCGCGATCGAGCACCCAGGAGCGCAGGAAGTAGGAGCTCCAGTCGGCCGCGTCGTCCTTGGCGAGATGGGCGCCGCCGTCGGACACGCCGACGATCATGCGCGGGTCCTGCTGCGCCACGCGCACCGCCTCGGCCCATTCGGGCGTCTCGGTGCGCCAGCGGAACTCGGTCGCCATGTCCTCGTCGAGCAGCAGGTCGAGCACCACGTCGCCGGGCGCCTTGCCCGTCTCCTCGGCGATCTCGGCGACACTCTTGCCCTGCAACCCGGCGTTGCGATCGTTCGCGACATGGTCGACGAACAAAGCGGTCCACAGCGGCGGCGGCAGGATCGTGCCCTTCTTGGGGTCGCGGTTGTAGTTCTCGACCGCCTGGCGCATCTCGTCGCGCGCGGCGGGATCGCGCAGCATGGCGTCGCGCTCCGCCTTCGGCAGGCGCATCATCGCATGCCACGACGCGACCGCCGCATAATGGGGACATTCGGGGCTGAACACGACCGGCCGGTCGAACGGGCGGGAGATCAGCAGCGAATAGACCGGCGCGCCCGCCGCCGTCGCCCGGTCGAGGAACTCGACCGACGCCTCCCAGGTCGCGGTCGGCGCATCGACCTTGTTGCGTCCGCCCAGCCCCTGGATGATCACCGGCACGCCCGATCGCTTGCCGAGCTCGATCAGATAGTCCTTGTCCTCCTCGTTGAGGCCGCCGATCGAGCTGGCCGGCAGGAAGGTGATCGATCCCTTGCCGAAACGGCCCAGCTCCTCGGCCAGCGCGAGGAACTCGCTGCGCTCGGCGAGGCGCGACGGCACCGGATCGCCGTTGATGTCCATATGCACCGCCGCCGCCGAGGAGGAGAGGCCGGCGGCCCCGGCCTCGAGCGCCTCGGCGAGCATCGCCCGCATCTGCCGGACCTCGTCCTCGGTCGCGGCGCGGCGGTGCGAATCGTCGCCCATCACCCAGCGGCGCAGGTTCGAATGGCCGACATAGCAGGCGAAGTTGATGCCAAGCCTGCCCTTGCGGGTCTGGAGGAACTCGTCGAACGTCTCGAACTCGTCCCAGCGGACGGCGCCCAGCGCGATCGGATTCATCTCCTCCACCCGGGCGAAGATGCCCTTCAGATATTCACGGTCCTCCGCCTTGCACGGCGCGACCGAGAAGCCGCAATTGCCCGCCAGCACCGTCGTCACGCCGTGGAAGCAGGACACGGTGGCATAGGGATCGAAGGTGATCTGCGGATCATAATGGGTGTGCGGATCGACGATGCCGGGCGCGACGATGCAGCCCTTGGCGTCGATCTCCTCGTCGGCGGTCGCCTCCGCGAGATGCGCGAACTTGGCGACCTTGCCGTCGCGGATGCCGACGTCGAGCCGGCGGCGCGGCAGGCCGGTGCCGTCGACGACGATGCCGTTGCGAATCAGCAGATCGAAATGTTCGGCAACGCCCGTCATCCACTTCTCCTATCGATGGGGCGCGCCTTGCCGTCGCAGCGGCCGGCTGAATCGCCCGATGACTCGCAATCTATCTACCAACCGATCGCTTGTCTATATCGACGAGAAGAATGATGGCGTGCCGTCCCGCATGACGACGCGCCGTCATTTAACATATGAAAATCAATATTTTATCTTCTACATCCTCGCCCTACCTCAGCCCGGTCGATGAAATTGAGAATCTCGAATTGCCGGAAAATAATACTAAGCACTCGATAGGTTTATGACTGATCGTCGATCCGCTTCCCTCGCCATCATTCCCGCGAAAGCGGGAATCCATGGACGGCGGCACCCAGCAGCAACGGACGTCCCGTAACCGTGGATTCCCGCTTTCGCGGGAATGACGGCCCGGCGTTGATGCCCTGCATGTTTATGCCAGGTCGACCCAGACCGACTTGGTCTGCTGATAGCCGCGCAGGCTCTCCATCCCGCTGTCGCGGCCATAGCCGCTGTCCTTGTAGCCGCCGAACGGCACCGCCCAGTGCAGGCGGCGATAGGTGTTGACCCACACCGCCCCCGCCTCGATCGCCGCCGCCATGCGGTGGGCGCGCTTGAGGTCGTTGGTCCACAGCCCGCAGGCGAGGCCGTAGTTCGAATCATTGGCGATCGCGACCGCCTCCTCGGCATCGTCGAACGGCAGCACGCAGGCGACCGGGCCGAAGATCTCCTCGCGCACCGTGCGCGCCTGGTTGTCGAGCCCGGCGAACAAGGTCGGCTGGACGAAATAGCCGCCGGCATGG is part of the Rhizorhabdus wittichii RW1 genome and harbors:
- a CDS encoding Taurine dioxygenase (PFAM: Taurine catabolism dioxygenase TauD/TfdA) is translated as MDIRKVTANIGADVHGVDLSQPLDKGVVAELRAALLEHLVLFFRGQRKLSVEEHVRFGRYFGDIDPPLFRTASSPAPEVIVLDQKNPKGEGADSWHADNTYMPAPPMGSILQAQILPSIGGDTCFANMYAAYDALSPGLRAMLDGLHAIHSLEQMAERTKHVMGASLRDKVDQWPPVLHPVVAVHPETGRRLLNVNANWTVAIDGMSRAESDALLRLLYDHVRSPEFQVRLRWNTGDVAFWDNRSVQHYAVADYRERRMMQRVTIAGTRIQGIPDAERANTKQGADREKAHAR
- a CDS encoding Amidohydrolase 3 (PFAM: Amidohydrolase 3); its protein translation is MTGVAEHFDLLIRNGIVVDGTGLPRRRLDVGIRDGKVAKFAHLAEATADEEIDAKGCIVAPGIVDPHTHYDPQITFDPYATVSCFHGVTTVLAGNCGFSVAPCKAEDREYLKGIFARVEEMNPIALGAVRWDEFETFDEFLQTRKGRLGINFACYVGHSNLRRWVMGDDSHRRAATEDEVRQMRAMLAEALEAGAAGLSSSAAAVHMDINGDPVPSRLAERSEFLALAEELGRFGKGSITFLPASSIGGLNEEDKDYLIELGKRSGVPVIIQGLGGRNKVDAPTATWEASVEFLDRATAAGAPVYSLLISRPFDRPVVFSPECPHYAAVASWHAMMRLPKAERDAMLRDPAARDEMRQAVENYNRDPKKGTILPPPLWTALFVDHVANDRNAGLQGKSVAEIAEETGKAPGDVVLDLLLDEDMATEFRWRTETPEWAEAVRVAQQDPRMIVGVSDGGAHLAKDDAADWSSYFLRSWVLDRGAWTLEEGIRQITQIPASLLGLVDRGTLKVTGPADIMIFDPETIGPWRKEFARDLPGGVGRFKAWGKGVKATIVNGRPIVLDGALTTNLPGEVVSPA
- a CDS encoding 5-oxoprolinase (ATP-hydrolyzing) (PFAM: Hydantoinase B/oxoprolinase), which codes for MSEPTGGAVETSRGLDPILCEVVKNSLMLVAQEAGIRAARSAGSTFVAASAEIACTLYDADARLIAQTEVGIMHSAALRAMLRAVLRDHPPETLVEGDVLIVNDPFAGGVHPTDVGAFRPVFHEGRPAFYCGLMMIVSDLGGLSSGGLPANASECFHEGLTIPPTKLYRAGKLDEAVTRLICSNSRTPAKLMSDINALAAGGNVAALRLVEMVAKFGYEPLGAMIDELLDYSERLVRQGFAEMPDGVYTGSFTVENDGIIPDRDYPVHVRIEIDGSECRLDFSGSAKQATGAINSTASQTLSCINYALRCHLDPTIPMNEGFYRPIEVLLPPGTVVNCSYPSACNIRLATGQAVIDAVLQALSVIDETRSMAPGATVHTLNIQGATPDGGGLWSMLDVCFGSCGARHGEDGGDGLPLLFHGQAGYERNLEGYEWGHPVRYRCYRLAPDTSGPGRWRGGAGLVKEIEFQTDVVITARATDRFDRPPPGIEGGLAGSGAAWIVNRGEADEYALPGKITNHRLKAGDVLTVMCPGGGGLGDPLERDPALVLADVEEGIVSIEAAREVYGVVLNADRTDIDRAATEGLRRG